One window from the genome of Microbacterium sulfonylureivorans encodes:
- the leuS gene encoding leucine--tRNA ligase, with amino-acid sequence MSQTLPPDTAVPAEGGGYDAYSIQRKWQARWDEADPFRAGGDDDTRPRKYVLGMFPYPSGDLHMGHAENYAYVDVVARFWRHRGYNVLNPIGWDSFGLPAENAAIQRGADPREWTYANIEQHKKSFREYGSSYDWSRILHTSDPEYYRWNQWLFQRLFERGLAYRKESPVNWCPNDQTVLANEQVVDGHCERCGAEVVKKKLTQWYFKITDYADRLLDDLNQLEGFWPQKVIRMQRNWIGRSVGADIEFEIEGREDRVTVFSTRPDTLHGATFFVVAPDSDLAAELAAGSSAEVRTRFQDYLERVQRETDIERQSTDRPKTGVFLDRWAINPINGERLPIWAADYVLADYGHGAVMAVPAHDQRDLDFARAFDLPVKVVVDTTAPITGAIPVIELDDDGVPIDPGADEASLADLDPATTGVALTGEGRMINSGALDGLSKRNAIARIIEQLEAAGVGRAAKSYRLRDWLISRQRFWGTPIPMIHTDDGRIVPVPDDQLPLRLPDVHGLDLTPKGTSPLGGAAEWMATVDPETGAPAHRDPDTMDTFVDSSWYFLRFLASSDPTQAFPTREADKWAPVDSYIGGVEHAILHLLYARFITKVLFDMGLIEFTEPFTSLINQGMVLLGGSKMSKSKGNLVEFASSMVDPGADAVRTAIAFAGPVEDDINWEDVSTTGAQKFLARAWRVAKDVASDPDVIWAEGDPALRRVTHRLLADAPGLIEQNKFNVVVARLMELVNASRKTIDTGAGPADPAVREASEVTAMVLDLFAPHTAEEMWEILGYEGFVGLVPWRSADPTLLVEETVTSVVQIDGKVRATLTVPSRIDAAELERLARADERVVRSLAGREITRAVVRPPKVVSFSTH; translated from the coding sequence GTGTCACAGACCCTCCCGCCCGACACCGCTGTGCCCGCCGAAGGCGGGGGCTACGACGCCTATTCGATCCAGAGGAAGTGGCAGGCGCGCTGGGACGAGGCCGACCCGTTCCGCGCGGGCGGCGACGACGACACGCGACCGCGCAAGTACGTGCTCGGCATGTTCCCGTACCCGTCCGGCGATCTGCACATGGGTCATGCCGAGAACTACGCGTACGTCGACGTCGTGGCGCGCTTCTGGCGTCATCGCGGCTACAACGTGCTGAACCCCATCGGCTGGGACTCGTTCGGGCTGCCGGCGGAGAACGCCGCCATCCAGCGAGGCGCCGATCCGCGCGAGTGGACGTACGCGAACATCGAGCAGCACAAGAAGAGCTTCCGCGAGTACGGCTCGTCCTACGACTGGTCTCGCATCCTCCACACCAGCGATCCGGAGTACTACCGCTGGAATCAGTGGCTGTTCCAGCGGCTGTTCGAGCGCGGCCTCGCCTATCGCAAGGAGAGCCCGGTCAACTGGTGCCCCAACGACCAGACCGTTCTCGCGAACGAGCAGGTCGTCGACGGGCACTGCGAGCGCTGCGGCGCCGAAGTGGTCAAGAAGAAGCTCACGCAGTGGTACTTCAAGATCACGGACTACGCCGACCGGCTGCTGGACGACCTGAACCAGCTCGAGGGCTTCTGGCCGCAGAAGGTCATCCGCATGCAGCGGAACTGGATCGGACGCTCGGTCGGAGCCGACATCGAGTTCGAGATCGAAGGCCGCGAGGATCGCGTGACGGTGTTCTCGACACGTCCCGACACGCTCCACGGCGCCACGTTCTTCGTCGTCGCGCCCGACAGCGATCTGGCGGCCGAGCTCGCCGCCGGCTCGTCGGCGGAGGTGCGCACCCGCTTCCAGGACTACCTGGAGCGCGTGCAGCGCGAGACCGACATCGAGCGTCAGAGCACCGATCGCCCCAAGACGGGCGTGTTCCTCGACCGCTGGGCGATCAACCCGATCAACGGCGAGCGCCTCCCGATCTGGGCCGCAGACTACGTGCTGGCCGACTACGGCCACGGCGCGGTCATGGCCGTTCCGGCCCACGACCAGCGCGACCTCGACTTCGCACGCGCCTTCGATCTGCCGGTCAAGGTGGTCGTCGACACGACCGCGCCCATCACCGGCGCGATCCCCGTGATCGAACTCGACGACGACGGCGTGCCGATCGATCCGGGCGCGGACGAGGCATCCCTCGCCGACCTCGACCCGGCCACGACCGGCGTCGCGCTCACCGGAGAGGGCCGCATGATCAACTCGGGCGCCCTCGACGGGCTGTCCAAGCGCAACGCCATCGCGCGGATCATCGAGCAGCTCGAAGCAGCCGGCGTCGGCCGAGCCGCGAAGTCCTACCGCCTGCGCGACTGGCTGATCTCGCGCCAGCGCTTCTGGGGCACGCCGATCCCGATGATCCACACCGACGACGGGCGGATCGTTCCCGTGCCCGACGACCAGCTCCCGCTGCGGCTGCCCGACGTGCACGGCCTCGACCTCACGCCGAAGGGAACGTCGCCTCTGGGCGGCGCGGCCGAGTGGATGGCGACCGTCGATCCCGAGACGGGCGCGCCCGCGCACCGCGACCCCGACACGATGGACACATTCGTCGACAGCTCGTGGTACTTCCTGCGCTTCCTGGCGTCCTCCGATCCGACGCAGGCGTTCCCCACGCGCGAGGCCGACAAGTGGGCGCCGGTCGACTCGTACATCGGCGGCGTCGAACACGCGATCCTGCACCTGCTGTACGCGCGCTTCATCACGAAGGTCCTCTTCGACATGGGCCTGATCGAGTTCACCGAGCCGTTCACCAGCCTCATCAACCAGGGCATGGTGCTGCTCGGCGGCTCGAAGATGTCCAAGAGCAAGGGCAATCTGGTCGAGTTCGCCTCGAGCATGGTCGACCCCGGCGCCGACGCGGTCCGCACGGCCATCGCGTTCGCCGGCCCGGTGGAGGACGACATCAACTGGGAGGATGTCTCGACGACGGGCGCCCAGAAGTTCCTCGCGCGCGCCTGGCGCGTCGCGAAGGACGTCGCGAGCGACCCCGACGTCATCTGGGCCGAGGGCGATCCCGCGCTACGGCGCGTGACCCATCGCCTGCTGGCGGATGCGCCCGGGCTCATCGAGCAGAACAAGTTCAATGTCGTCGTCGCACGCCTGATGGAGCTCGTCAACGCGAGCCGCAAGACGATCGACACGGGGGCGGGTCCTGCCGATCCCGCCGTCCGCGAGGCATCCGAGGTCACCGCGATGGTCCTCGACCTCTTCGCGCCGCACACGGCCGAGGAGATGTGGGAGATCCTCGGATACGAGGGCTTCGTCGGCCTCGTTCCGTGGCGCAGCGCCGACCCGACCCTCCTCGTCGAGGAGACCGTCACCTCGGTCGTGCAGATCGACGGCAAGGTGCGTGCGACGCTCACCGTGCCATCGCGGATCGACGCCGCCGAGCTCGAGCGGCTCGCTCGCGCCGACGAGCGGGTCGTGCGGTCGCTGGCCGGACGTGAGATCACGCGAGCGGTGGTGCGTCCGCCGAAGGTCGTCAGCTTCAGCACCCACTGA
- a CDS encoding ComEA family DNA-binding protein, which yields MTDDGDPERVAPRRRLGLGAAVVLVIVALAVTVGIGILRGASTPIEQVGIDGADETDAATPAVLFVHVSGAVAAPGLYVLDDGARVVDAVAAAGGFATDADEAAVNLARPLGDGEQLYVAVAGEAGAATAAAQATDGRVDLNTADLAALDTLPRIGPAMAQRIIDWRDENGRFTAVEDLLAVPGIGDKMLDALRDLVKV from the coding sequence GTGACAGACGACGGCGACCCCGAGCGCGTCGCGCCTCGCCGCCGCCTCGGGCTGGGCGCCGCGGTCGTGCTGGTGATCGTCGCCCTCGCCGTGACCGTCGGCATCGGCATCCTCCGCGGCGCTTCGACGCCGATCGAGCAGGTGGGGATCGACGGAGCCGACGAGACGGATGCCGCGACCCCGGCCGTGCTGTTCGTGCACGTGTCAGGGGCGGTGGCGGCGCCCGGGCTGTATGTGCTCGATGACGGCGCCCGGGTCGTCGACGCCGTTGCTGCCGCGGGCGGCTTCGCAACGGACGCCGACGAGGCCGCGGTGAACCTCGCCCGGCCGCTCGGCGACGGCGAGCAGCTGTATGTGGCCGTGGCGGGCGAAGCCGGTGCCGCCACGGCTGCGGCGCAGGCGACCGATGGCCGCGTCGACCTCAACACCGCTGATCTGGCGGCGCTCGACACGCTTCCCCGGATCGGCCCGGCGATGGCCCAGCGCATCATCGACTGGCGTGATGAGAACGGCCGGTTCACCGCCGTCGAGGATCTGCTCGCGGTGCCGGGCATCGGCGACAAGATGCTCGATGCGCTTCGCGACCTCGTGAAGGTGTGA
- a CDS encoding ComEC/Rec2 family competence protein — MPLAQTLRLAPVAALAWAAAIVAIFMPEAAAPVALVCWAGAVGALLWGAGARRSARRGRRFVLGIAAFALAVAAAAASHAALAQPARDAVGRLGLSGGRAVTVEATVVGKVERRADGALAFDAIATRIDVGEASHRVRVEIVVRTQPADVHPLGALDVGAVVEVRGTAAPSRPGERALLLVRGSRGVDVLRPAAGFAESTAALRRGLVASAEGLPGDGAGLVPGLAVGDTSAVSPELDAAMKESSLSHLTAVSGANCALVVGIAFLAAAAAGAPRGVRVLVGVAALGGFVLLVTPEPSVVRAGVMAAIAMLGVLLGRPGAGVSILSLAVAVLLVADPWLAGSLGFALSAAATASLLLFARPLARGLERFLPRTLALALAVPLAAQLACGPLLVLIAPQVPVYGVLANLLAAPAAPIATVVGLAACLAAPIPWLQSGLTALAWAPAAWIAATATTISALPGDLVRWLEGWPGAVSLGVLGGALGVLIALRRRTRRARLAVVVSAALVAIVVGVIAGGGLLGSVAGRWALPSQWSVLACDVGQGDAVLLRAGDAVALVDTGPEPEPLADCLDRVGVGRIDLLVLTHFDLDHIGGVSTVVGRVGTVLHGPADADGARILDALRSGGAELVDVHAGLSGDLGPARWRVVWPPPTSLAFEEGNDASVVLDVRGGGIPPTLLLGDLSASPQSALGASGALDPPYAVVKVAHHGSADQDAGLYRLVRPAVALVTVGAGNDYGHPRREILEVLTGLGARVARTDTGGIVALWGTGDSVAIWRERGG; from the coding sequence GTGCCGCTCGCGCAGACGCTGCGCCTCGCGCCTGTCGCGGCGCTCGCGTGGGCAGCGGCGATCGTGGCGATCTTCATGCCGGAGGCCGCGGCCCCGGTCGCCCTGGTGTGCTGGGCAGGCGCGGTCGGAGCCCTGCTGTGGGGTGCGGGCGCGCGGAGATCCGCGCGACGCGGACGCCGATTCGTCCTCGGCATCGCGGCATTCGCGCTCGCGGTGGCGGCGGCTGCGGCGTCCCACGCGGCCCTCGCGCAGCCTGCGCGCGATGCCGTCGGGCGTCTCGGCCTGTCGGGCGGACGCGCCGTCACCGTCGAGGCGACGGTCGTCGGGAAGGTGGAGCGACGAGCGGACGGAGCGCTGGCGTTCGACGCGATCGCGACGCGCATAGACGTGGGCGAGGCGTCGCACCGTGTGCGGGTCGAGATCGTGGTGCGCACCCAACCCGCCGATGTGCATCCGCTCGGGGCGCTCGATGTCGGCGCCGTGGTGGAGGTTCGGGGAACGGCCGCACCGTCGCGACCGGGCGAGCGTGCGCTGCTGCTCGTCCGCGGCTCCCGCGGAGTGGACGTCCTCCGTCCGGCCGCCGGCTTCGCGGAGTCGACGGCGGCTCTTCGGCGGGGGCTCGTCGCGTCCGCCGAAGGACTCCCTGGCGACGGCGCCGGGCTCGTCCCGGGGCTCGCCGTGGGCGACACGTCCGCCGTGTCGCCTGAACTCGACGCCGCGATGAAGGAGTCCTCGCTCTCGCACCTCACCGCGGTGTCGGGAGCGAATTGCGCTCTGGTCGTGGGGATCGCGTTCCTCGCCGCCGCGGCGGCCGGCGCACCTCGCGGCGTGCGCGTCCTTGTGGGCGTCGCGGCGCTCGGCGGCTTCGTGCTGCTGGTGACGCCGGAACCGAGCGTCGTCCGCGCCGGCGTGATGGCGGCGATCGCGATGCTGGGCGTTCTGCTGGGACGCCCCGGCGCCGGTGTCTCCATCCTTTCGCTGGCCGTGGCGGTGCTGCTCGTCGCAGACCCGTGGCTCGCCGGCTCGCTCGGCTTCGCGCTCTCGGCCGCCGCGACCGCGTCGCTCCTGCTCTTCGCGCGCCCACTCGCGCGCGGGCTCGAGCGGTTCCTTCCGAGGACGCTCGCGCTGGCGCTCGCCGTGCCCTTGGCGGCGCAGCTCGCCTGTGGTCCGCTGCTCGTCCTGATCGCCCCGCAGGTGCCGGTCTACGGCGTGCTGGCGAACCTGCTCGCCGCGCCCGCGGCACCGATCGCGACCGTCGTCGGCCTGGCGGCCTGCCTCGCTGCGCCGATCCCGTGGCTGCAGAGCGGCCTGACCGCGCTGGCGTGGGCACCGGCCGCGTGGATCGCCGCGACGGCGACCACGATCAGCGCACTTCCCGGCGATCTCGTTCGCTGGCTCGAAGGATGGCCGGGCGCGGTCAGCCTCGGCGTTCTCGGCGGCGCACTGGGCGTCCTCATCGCGCTCCGACGGAGGACGCGTCGCGCACGTCTGGCTGTGGTGGTGTCGGCCGCGCTCGTCGCGATCGTCGTCGGTGTGATCGCCGGCGGCGGGCTGCTCGGGTCGGTCGCCGGGCGGTGGGCGCTCCCGTCGCAGTGGAGCGTGCTCGCGTGCGACGTGGGCCAAGGGGACGCCGTACTGCTGCGGGCGGGCGACGCGGTGGCCCTCGTCGACACCGGACCGGAGCCCGAGCCGTTGGCGGACTGCCTCGATCGCGTCGGCGTCGGACGGATCGATCTGCTCGTCCTGACCCACTTCGATCTCGACCACATCGGCGGAGTGTCGACCGTGGTCGGACGTGTGGGTACGGTCCTCCACGGCCCCGCCGACGCCGACGGCGCGCGGATCCTCGACGCGCTGCGGTCTGGCGGCGCGGAGCTCGTCGACGTGCACGCGGGGCTGTCGGGTGACCTGGGGCCGGCGCGGTGGCGCGTCGTGTGGCCCCCGCCGACCTCGCTCGCGTTCGAGGAAGGCAACGACGCAAGCGTCGTACTCGACGTCCGCGGCGGCGGCATTCCGCCGACCCTCCTCCTGGGCGACCTGTCCGCGTCGCCGCAGTCCGCGCTCGGGGCGTCCGGTGCGCTCGATCCGCCGTACGCGGTCGTCAAGGTCGCGCACCACGGCAGTGCGGACCAGGACGCCGGGCTGTACCGGCTCGTCCGGCCCGCGGTGGCGCTCGTCACCGTCGGCGCCGGCAATGACTACGGACATCCGAGGCGCGAGATCCTCGAGGTGCTGACCGGGCTCGGCGCGCGCGTGGCACGGACGGACACCGGGGGAATCGTCGCGCTGTGGGGGACGGGCGACAGCGTCGCGATCTGGCGGGAGCGGGGCGGGTGA
- the holA gene encoding DNA polymerase III subunit delta has product MATTARRAPSKAARSAIPQLSWRAPQPAPIVLVSGPEDVCAERAIAGVRDYLRAEDASLEVSDLRADDYAPGSLLALTSPSLFGEPRLVRVTGVEKCSDAFLSEAVSYLVAPQDGATVVLRHTGATVRGKKLLDAVRAGEGKGVEIPCPAIKRDSDRYDFAAGEFQSAKKRIAPPALRALVSAFADDLTELAAACQQLIADVPGDVTEQVVERYYGGRVETSAFAVADTAIAGRYGDALISLRHALASGADPVPLVAAIALKLRTMARVAGSREPAAALAGRLGLKDWQVDRARRDLTGWNETSLGMAIQAAARADAEVKGGSRDAVFALERLITVIATRAPYGD; this is encoded by the coding sequence ATGGCAACGACCGCGCGACGCGCCCCCTCGAAGGCTGCGCGCAGCGCGATCCCGCAGCTGTCGTGGCGGGCCCCGCAGCCGGCGCCGATCGTCCTGGTGTCAGGCCCCGAAGACGTGTGCGCAGAGCGGGCGATCGCCGGTGTCCGCGACTATCTCCGCGCTGAGGACGCCAGCCTCGAGGTCTCCGACCTCCGGGCCGACGACTACGCGCCCGGGTCGCTCCTGGCTCTCACCTCGCCCTCGCTCTTCGGAGAGCCACGGCTGGTGCGCGTGACCGGGGTCGAGAAGTGCTCCGACGCGTTCCTGTCCGAGGCGGTCTCCTACCTCGTCGCGCCGCAGGACGGCGCGACTGTGGTCCTCCGGCACACCGGGGCGACCGTCCGCGGCAAGAAGCTCCTCGACGCCGTCCGCGCGGGGGAGGGCAAGGGCGTCGAGATCCCCTGCCCGGCGATCAAGCGCGACTCCGATCGCTACGACTTCGCCGCGGGCGAGTTCCAGTCCGCCAAGAAGCGCATCGCACCGCCCGCGCTGCGCGCGCTGGTGTCTGCCTTCGCCGACGATCTCACCGAGCTGGCGGCGGCATGCCAGCAGCTGATCGCCGATGTTCCGGGCGACGTCACCGAGCAGGTCGTCGAGCGCTACTACGGAGGTCGCGTCGAGACCTCCGCCTTCGCCGTCGCCGACACGGCCATCGCCGGGCGCTACGGCGATGCGCTCATCTCGCTGCGGCACGCGCTGGCGTCCGGGGCCGACCCCGTGCCCCTCGTCGCCGCGATCGCCCTCAAGCTGCGCACGATGGCCCGGGTAGCGGGCAGTCGCGAGCCCGCAGCCGCTCTCGCCGGGCGCCTCGGTCTGAAGGACTGGCAGGTCGACCGGGCCCGTCGCGACCTCACCGGGTGGAACGAGACGTCGCTGGGCATGGCGATCCAGGCGGCCGCGCGGGCGGATGCCGAGGTCAAGGGCGGCTCGCGCGATGCGGTGTTCGCGCTCGAGCGCCTCATCACCGTCATCGCCACCCGTGCCCCCTACGGGGACTGA
- the rpsT gene encoding 30S ribosomal protein S20, protein MANIKSQIKRNKTNEKAHERNKAVKSELKTEVRRTREAIAAGDKAAAEKALQKATKKLDKAVSKGVIHENQAANRKSSIAKQVAAL, encoded by the coding sequence GTGGCGAACATCAAGTCGCAGATCAAGCGCAACAAGACCAACGAGAAGGCGCACGAGCGCAACAAGGCCGTCAAGAGCGAGCTGAAGACCGAGGTGCGTCGCACCCGCGAGGCCATCGCCGCCGGCGACAAGGCCGCCGCCGAGAAGGCTCTGCAGAAGGCGACCAAGAAGCTCGACAAGGCCGTGAGCAAGGGCGTCATCCACGAGAACCAGGCCGCGAACCGCAAGTCGTCGATCGCGAAGCAGGTTGCTGCACTCTGA
- a CDS encoding alpha/beta fold hydrolase, whose product MVVQVVLVHGIRTSATMWRSQVEYLTERGNPVVAVDLPGHGSRMTEEFTLEGAFATIDDAVRDAATRGPVLLSGHSMGGLLCIEYVGQEDPPPVAGFIAASCTSIPRGVGLASYRFLTRRFDALPDRGMWLTDRMLDRILPDETRQDFGAGGYALDAQHVALRSLSVLDLLSALGRIEVPLWFINGQYDQLRVNERLFTQIAPHAELVVVPRTTHHVTVMRPEVFNALLHLAITTLDQTW is encoded by the coding sequence ATGGTCGTGCAAGTGGTCCTCGTGCACGGCATCCGGACGTCCGCGACCATGTGGCGCTCCCAGGTCGAGTATCTGACGGAGCGGGGCAACCCCGTCGTCGCGGTCGATCTGCCGGGGCACGGGTCGCGAATGACCGAGGAGTTCACGCTCGAGGGCGCCTTCGCCACCATCGACGATGCGGTGCGGGATGCCGCGACCCGCGGTCCTGTGCTGCTCTCCGGACACTCGATGGGCGGCCTCCTGTGCATCGAGTACGTCGGACAGGAGGATCCTCCGCCCGTCGCCGGCTTCATCGCCGCCTCATGCACTTCGATCCCGCGCGGCGTCGGACTCGCGTCCTACCGATTCCTCACCCGGCGGTTCGACGCGCTCCCCGACCGGGGGATGTGGCTGACGGACAGGATGCTCGACCGGATCCTGCCGGACGAGACGCGGCAGGACTTCGGCGCCGGCGGCTACGCCTTGGATGCGCAGCACGTCGCGCTGCGCAGCCTGTCGGTGCTCGATCTGCTCTCCGCCCTCGGTCGGATCGAGGTGCCGCTGTGGTTCATCAACGGCCAATACGACCAGCTCCGCGTGAACGAGCGGCTGTTCACGCAGATCGCGCCGCACGCCGAGCTCGTCGTCGTCCCGCGCACGACCCACCACGTCACCGTGATGCGACCCGAGGTCTTCAACGCGCTCCTGCACCTGGCGATCACGACGCTCGATCAGACCTGGTAG
- a CDS encoding pyridoxal phosphate-dependent aminotransferase, translated as MPEIAAHVAGMPGSGVRHILEKALLRPGTIILAVGEPGELVGPAVRDVAAGAWRDGDIRYTPNGGIPALRDAIVRKLARDNDVHVDVEQVWVTVGATQALHMAMSLALARGDEVLVPDPGYTTFTMNAHLLQATPVPYPLRPERAFQPALEEIEALVTPRTRAIIVNTPSNPLGSTFDLDTLEALLALARRHDLWVISDEVYERFTWGGRHVSLQSLDADGRVLSVFSMSKTHAMTGARVGWLVTPPGWRPTMLRVQESIVSCVDAPSQRAAAAALDGDQRDVERAAVHYRDSLSAAMAALDGRGIRYLPPTGAFYLWIDVSHASGGDVAAWCERFLDEAGVAVAPGTAFGASGEGWVRVCVASDRAELLEGLRRLPAPA; from the coding sequence ATGCCCGAAATCGCAGCGCACGTCGCCGGGATGCCGGGATCCGGCGTCCGTCACATCCTCGAGAAGGCGCTCCTCCGGCCGGGCACGATCATCCTGGCGGTGGGGGAGCCCGGCGAGCTGGTCGGGCCGGCGGTCCGCGACGTCGCTGCCGGCGCCTGGCGCGACGGCGACATCCGCTACACGCCGAACGGCGGGATCCCCGCCCTTCGGGACGCGATCGTCCGCAAGCTCGCCCGCGACAACGATGTCCACGTCGATGTCGAACAGGTGTGGGTCACGGTCGGAGCGACCCAGGCACTGCACATGGCGATGTCGCTGGCGCTCGCCCGCGGCGACGAGGTGCTGGTGCCCGACCCCGGATACACCACCTTCACGATGAACGCGCACCTGCTGCAGGCGACTCCGGTGCCCTATCCGCTCCGCCCCGAGCGGGCGTTCCAGCCCGCCCTCGAGGAGATCGAGGCACTGGTGACCCCGCGCACGCGGGCCATCATCGTCAACACCCCGTCGAACCCGCTGGGCTCGACCTTCGACCTCGACACGCTCGAGGCGCTCCTCGCCCTCGCGCGACGGCACGACCTCTGGGTGATCAGCGACGAGGTCTACGAGCGGTTCACCTGGGGCGGGCGGCACGTGAGCCTGCAGTCGCTCGACGCCGACGGCCGTGTGCTGTCGGTCTTCTCGATGTCGAAGACCCACGCCATGACGGGAGCCCGAGTGGGATGGCTCGTGACGCCACCCGGATGGAGACCGACGATGCTGCGCGTGCAGGAGTCGATCGTGAGCTGCGTCGACGCGCCGTCACAGCGCGCGGCGGCTGCGGCGCTCGACGGCGATCAGCGAGACGTCGAGCGAGCGGCCGTCCACTACCGCGACAGCCTCTCGGCGGCCATGGCGGCGCTCGACGGACGTGGCATCCGCTACCTCCCGCCCACCGGCGCGTTCTACCTCTGGATCGACGTGTCGCACGCGTCGGGCGGCGATGTCGCGGCGTGGTGCGAGCGGTTCCTCGACGAGGCCGGTGTCGCGGTCGCACCCGGCACGGCGTTCGGAGCGTCGGGCGAAGGATGGGTCCGCGTGTGCGTCGCGAGCGACCGGGCCGAGCTGCTCGAGGGGCTGCGGCGGCTCCCTGCGCCTGCCTGA
- the lepA gene encoding translation elongation factor 4, with amino-acid sequence MSPRALKPLEPSATPPELIRNFCIIAHIDHGKSTLADRMLQITGVVSDRDMRAQYLDRMDIERERGITIKSQAVRMPWQTAEGTFALNMIDTPGHVDFTYEVSRSLAACEGAILLVDAAQGIEAQTLANLYLALENDLQIIPVLNKIDLPAADPEKYAKELASLIGGRPEDVLRVSGKTGMGVEDLLDHVVAQIPAPKGDPDAPSRAMIFDSVYDSYRGVITYVRMVDGTLNPRERIQMMSTRAIHELLEIGVSSPEPTPTRGLGVGEVGYLITGVKDVRQSKVGDTVTNAAKPSKDALPGYTDPKPMVFSGLYPIDGSDYPVLREALDKLKLSDASLNYEPETSVALGFGFRCGFLGLLHLEIVTERLEREFGLDLISTAPSVTYEVVTDDKKSFTVTNPSEFPSGTKIASVTEPMVKAAILAPKDYVGTIMELCQSRRGTLLGMEYLGEDRVEIRYSMPLGEIVFDFFDHLKSKTAGYASLDYEPSGDQEADLVKVDILLQGEPVDAFSAIVHRDKAYAYGVLMTERLKKLIPRQQFEVPIQAAIGARIIARESIRAMRKDVLAKCYGGDISRKRKLLEKQKEGKKRMKMVGRVEVPQEAFIAALSGDTEKKDAK; translated from the coding sequence ATGTCACCGCGCGCCCTGAAGCCTCTCGAGCCGTCTGCGACCCCTCCCGAGCTGATCCGCAACTTCTGCATCATCGCCCACATCGACCATGGCAAGTCCACGCTGGCCGATCGGATGCTGCAGATCACCGGTGTGGTCTCCGACCGCGACATGCGGGCGCAGTACCTCGATCGCATGGACATCGAGCGCGAGCGCGGCATCACGATCAAGTCGCAGGCCGTCCGCATGCCCTGGCAGACGGCCGAGGGCACCTTCGCGCTCAACATGATCGACACCCCCGGACACGTCGACTTCACGTACGAGGTGAGCCGGTCGCTCGCCGCCTGCGAGGGTGCGATCCTGCTGGTGGACGCCGCGCAGGGCATCGAGGCGCAGACCCTCGCCAACCTCTATCTGGCACTGGAGAACGATCTGCAGATCATCCCGGTCCTGAACAAGATCGACCTGCCCGCGGCCGACCCGGAGAAGTACGCCAAGGAGCTCGCGAGCCTCATCGGCGGCCGTCCTGAGGACGTGCTGCGCGTCAGCGGCAAGACCGGCATGGGCGTCGAGGACCTCCTCGACCACGTCGTCGCGCAGATCCCGGCCCCGAAGGGCGATCCCGACGCACCGTCGCGCGCGATGATCTTCGACTCGGTCTACGACTCCTACCGCGGCGTCATCACCTACGTCCGCATGGTCGACGGCACGCTGAACCCCCGTGAGCGCATCCAGATGATGTCGACGCGCGCGATCCACGAGCTCCTCGAGATCGGCGTCTCGTCGCCCGAGCCCACCCCCACGCGCGGGCTCGGCGTCGGCGAGGTCGGCTACTTGATCACCGGCGTGAAGGATGTGCGCCAGTCCAAGGTCGGCGACACCGTCACGAACGCGGCCAAGCCGTCGAAGGACGCGCTCCCCGGTTACACCGACCCGAAGCCGATGGTCTTCTCCGGTCTCTACCCGATCGACGGCAGCGACTACCCGGTGCTCCGCGAGGCGCTCGACAAGCTGAAGCTGTCGGATGCTTCGCTCAACTACGAGCCCGAGACCTCGGTCGCGCTCGGCTTCGGCTTCCGCTGCGGCTTCCTCGGCCTCCTTCATCTCGAGATCGTCACCGAGCGTCTCGAGCGAGAGTTCGGCCTCGACCTCATCTCCACCGCGCCGTCGGTGACGTACGAGGTCGTGACCGACGACAAGAAGTCGTTCACGGTGACCAACCCCAGCGAGTTCCCGTCGGGCACCAAGATCGCCAGCGTGACCGAGCCGATGGTCAAGGCCGCGATCCTCGCGCCGAAGGACTACGTCGGCACGATCATGGAGCTCTGCCAGTCGCGTCGCGGCACCTTGCTCGGCATGGAGTACCTCGGCGAGGACCGCGTCGAGATCCGCTACAGCATGCCGCTCGGCGAGATCGTGTTCGACTTCTTCGACCACCTGAAGTCCAAGACCGCGGGCTACGCCTCGCTCGACTACGAGCCCAGCGGCGACCAGGAGGCCGACCTCGTCAAGGTCGACATCCTGCTGCAGGGCGAGCCGGTCGATGCGTTCAGCGCGATCGTGCACCGCGACAAGGCCTACGCGTACGGCGTGCTCATGACGGAGCGCCTCAAGAAGCTCATCCCGCGCCAGCAGTTCGAGGTGCCGATCCAGGCCGCCATCGGTGCGCGCATCATCGCGCGCGAGTCCATCCGGGCGATGCGCAAGGACGTCCTCGCCAAGTGCTACGGCGGCGACATCAGCCGCAAGCGAAAGCTCCTCGAGAAGCAGAAGGAGGGAAAGAAGCGCATGAAGATGGTCGGTCGCGTGGAGGTCCCCCAGGAGGCGTTCATCGCCGCGCTCTCGGGAGACACCGAGAAAAAGGACGCCAAGTAG